TGTCGATGAAACCGATCCCGAGCGAAAAAAAGCAGGTCTCGCGCTGCTCGAAGAAAGCCATACCCTGTTTCAAGATGCGATTCGAATCTTGAACGAAGCCACCCAGCGCTATCCCGATTCGGCCGAGACCCTCACCGCTCGCTACCGCATTGCCGAGTCTTATCGCCATAGCGCAAAGTGGCCCCGCAAGCGACTCGGTGTCGTCACCATCGAGACGACGCGCATCGCCCTCAATCGTCAGATTCAGCAAGAGCTCGGACTCTCGATCGAGCAGTACATTGGGATCATCGAATCGCTGAGCAATGGCCAAGAGTCGAACCATACCGAGATCCAGCAGAAGATTTTGCGCAATGCCTATTTTGGTCGCGCCGATGCGCTGTTTGACCTCGGCAAGTACGAGCAAGCAATCGCTGCCTACTCGGCTGCCACCAATCGCTATCAGCATGAACCTGAGTCGCTCGAAGCCTACACCCAAATCGCCGCTTGCTACCGGCTGCTGAGCCGTCCGAACGAAGCCCGCGGCACGCTTCAGCAGGCGCTCGTCGTCCTTGATCGAATGCGAACCGATGCCGATTTCACACGCACCACACGATTCAATCGCGACGAGTGGCGTGAAGTGCTCACCTGGCTCGCCTCCCTGTAACTCGCTACTGCTTAACAACGCATCACGCTACAGCTCGAGAATTATGACACTTCCCACTCAACAGCTCGCTCGCCTGGTTGCTGCCAAGCTCGAAGTGCTCGAGTTATTGGTCCGTATCGCGAATACGCAATTGTCGCTGATCACTTCGGGCGAGATGAGTACGCTGCTGACCGTGCTCACCGCCAAGCAACAGCTGATCACGCGCATGCAGTCGATCGAATCGCAGCTTGCGCCGTTTCGCGATGAAGACCCCGACGCCCGTGTGTGGGGCTCGCCCGCCGAACGCAAAAAATGTCAAGACGATGCCCGTCGCTCGGAAGCGCTGCTGGCCGAGATTCTCACCGCTGAAAAACAGGCGGAAGTGCTGATGATTCAGCGTCGCGACCAAACCGCACTGCGTCTGGATTCGATGCATAGCGCCGGCGAAGCTGGCAATGCTTATGCAGGTTCCCACTACGGTGCCGTCACCGGCAGTCAACTTCGCTACGAAGGTTAAAAGAGAACCGTCATGGACGACGCCACACTTACCATTGCCCCCTCGATGATCGACGGCGACCTGCGCACGATTCTCGAGGCGTGGAACACTGCCACGATGCGACTCGAAGAGACGCATCTCGCGCTGCAGGCTGAAGTACGTCGACTGTCAGACGAACTCGAAGCCAAGAATCGCGAACTCGCGCGCCGCAATCGACTAGCCGACCTCGGGCAAATGGCCTCGCACGTGGCCCATGAAGTCCGTAACAGCCTCGTTCCGATGAAGCTCTACCTGACGCTGCTTCGCCGTCGCATGGGACACGATGCGGATACCGCTCAACTGCTCGAGCAGTTTGTCAGCGGCTTTTCCGCTCTCGAAACCACGGTGAACGATCTGCTTCACTTCTCGAGTGATCGCGACCCGAGCAATAAAAAGTTTGTCCTCGAACCACTGCTTCGCGAGATTATTGCGTCGCTTGCACCTCAGCTCGACGCTCAAAAGATTCAAGCCACTGTCGACGCCGATCCCAAGCTCGTTATCTATGCCGATCGCGACATGATCCGCCGCGCGGTACTGAACCTGGTACTCAACGCCATCGATGTAATGCCCGAAGGGGGCTCGCTGATCATCACAGCAGTTGCCACGGCTCACGCAATCGACATTGAAGTCGCCGACAGTGGAAGTGGCATTGGCGAATCGACCCTCGCTCACCTGTTCGAACCTTTTTTCACGACCAAAAGCAGCGGCACAGGCCTTGGCCTCGCGATCGTCGAACGGATCGCTGAAGCGCATGGCGGTCACATCATCGCCTGCAATTGCCCCGATGGGGGCGCCGCTTTCACCATCTCTATCCCGCGTCAGAATGAGGAACCCCGCTCATGACCATGCTCGCATCCGCCCCCACGCTCACCGGTAGAATTCTGGTTGTCGACGACAATGCCCGCGCGCGGCAAAGCATGTGCGATGTGCTGCGACATGCCGGAAACGACGTGCAAATGTGCGCCAGTGCCATCGAAGCACTGCAGAAGCTGCCGTCGCAAGAGTTCGACCTGATTCTCACCGACTTGCAAATGCCAGGCATGGATGGACTGCAGTTCATTCGCGCTTTGCAAGATCGCAAAATCGACTCGCAGGTGGTGATGGTCACCGCTTTTGCTTCGGTCTCTTCGGCTGTCGAAGCGATGCGGCATGGAGCGCTCGACTATCTCGAGAAACCGTTCGATGCCGATCAACTCGAACAGCTCGTACAGAGGGCTTTGGCCCGGGGTCGCCGTGGCGCAGCGCATTCGGCTGTCACCTCCTCGAGTCAACCTTGGCACTCGATGATGATCGGCACCAGCAGCGCGATGCAGCGTTTGCGATCGCAGATTGCCGTTGCCGCTCCCACCGGCGAAACCGTGCTCATTTCGGGCGAAAGTGGCACCGGCAAGGAACTGGTTGCCCGCTGCGTGCATGCTGCGAGTGGCCGAGCAACCAAGGCACTCGTCAGCCTCAACTGCCCTGCCCTCTCGCCGCAGTTGATGGAAAGCGAGCTCTTTGGCCATGAGCGTGGCGCTTTCACCAGCGCCGATGCGCCTCGCGTTGGACGTTTTGAACTCGCCGATGGTGGCACCATTCTGCTCGACGAAATCACCGAAATCGAACTCCCGCTGCAAGCGAAACTGCTGCGCGTGCTGCAAGAGAAGTCGTTCGAACGTGTCGGATCGAGCGAAACCCTCGAAGTCGACGTGCGGGTCATTGCCACCACCAACCGCGAAATCCGTCAGGAAGTGGTCGCAGGTCGATTCCGCCAAGATCTGTTCTATCGCCTCGCCGTCGTGCCGCTGGTAGTCCCCGCGCTGCGCGATCGTCGCGAAGATGTTCCGCTGCTGGTCGAACACTTCCTCGGTGCAGCTGCCGTTCGACTCGAGCGTTCTCCCATCACCGTCGATCGAGCCGCCAGCGATTTGCTGTGCAGCTATCACTGGCCGGGGAATGTGCGTGAACTCGAAAACCTGATGACCCGGGCCAGCATCCTGGCAACCAGCGAAAAGCTCTCCGCCGATGACCTGCGCAGCTGGCTTCTCGAACCCGAAGCGATGCATTCGGCTGGCAGCGGCAACAGCAGCGGCGAGAGCGAACTGCAAGCTGGCATGAAGCTCGAGGATATGGAGCGCCGTCTGATCGAGGCGACTCTCGATCACTACGAAGGGCATCGTGCTCGCGCCGCTCAAGCCCTCGGGATTGGCATTCGCACCCTTTCGAACAAGCTGCGGCAGTATGGCTATGCCCCACGTGCTCGCAGCTTTGTAAGAGCCGCTTAAAAACCAGCGCACGTCAATTTCAGGCAGAAACTGCCGCATCAAACCGGCAAAACCTGCCGATTGGCTGCTTCCTCAAACTAGAGAACCTCGGTAGCTGAGCGTGAGTAAAACAGCCTTGTTAAATGGAGTAAGTTGCGAAACAAACGTGATTTACGAAGTGAAGAATCGAGCGTACTAGCAGTGATAGCATTCAAGTTTTTTTCGTTCGGCACAACGCTTGCTTCGATCTTGAGGTGAACTGATGTTGCCAGGCTTGCTTAATTCCACGAATATCCCAGCGCTTGCCGAAGTCCTCAACTTCGCTCAAGCAAGGCATGGGGTGCTCGTGTCGAACGTCGCGAACATCAACACGCCCGGCTATCGAACGCGCGATCTTTCGGTCAGTCACTTTCAAGAGAAGTTGAAAGAGGCGATGGAGGTTTCGCAGTCGACCGGCAGCAGCATTTCGCCAGGAATTGTCTCCGCAGATCCTGGTGATCCGATGCGGAGCGTGCGTGCCTCGATGGACAACATCTTGTATCACGACGACACGAATATCGACCTCGAAAAACAGGTAGCCGAGATCAACAAAAACCAGATGCTGCACAACATCGCTTTAACGATCATGACCGATCAGTTCGAGCTGCTGCAGCAAGCGATTAGCGAACGCGTTTAGCAGCGAGTTTTCACCTTTAGTTTCACGTCACTTTGTATCGGGAAAGGACTCCTGAGCCATGCATACCGCTCTCGACATTAGTACGAGCGCACTGGTTGCCCAGCGCATCAGGCTCGACACCATCTCGAGCAATCTGGCGAACATGACTTCGCTCGAACGCGACGCCAGCGGCGAGATGAAACCGTACGAAGGGAAGTACGTACGATTCGAAGCCGATCCCGAGCTGGCCACCCGGCATGGCGCCGTGGGTGTGAAAGTCAGTTCGATCGAAACCGAAACGGTAGAGCCCCTCTATCGCTGGCAGCCCGATCATCCGTATGCGATCAAAGAAGGCCCCCGCAAGGGCTATGTCGCGTACCCACGTATCAATCAGACCGCCGAGTTTGTCGACGCCCTCGTAGCGACCCGCGCCTACGAAGCGAATGTCGGTGTGATGGAAATCACGAAGAACATGAGTCAACAAACCTTGCGAATTCTCGGATAAAAGTGGCCCCCGCAGGTCAGCTAGTGAGAACGACCCATGACATCGATTCAAGGTTTATCGCTACCGATTCCCCTCTCGCCCCCCTCGACCGGCGCGATTGGCGGAGCTGAACAAACCGGTGGTGCGCAGCCCTTCAAGAACGTGCTGCTGGAAGCACTCGATCAAGTGAACAACGTGCAGCACGACGCCGACCAAGCAGTGCAGCAGCTCGTCACCGGCGGTGATGTGAACCCGGCCGAAGTGCTGACGACACTCCAAAAGGCCGACATGTCGTTTCGCATGATGATGCAGATTCGAAACAAGCTAGTGCAGGCCTATCAGGAGGTTAGCAACATTCGCATTTAAGGATGCGAACGTCGCAGAGATCGTCTTCTACCGCATGACGCGATGGACGAGGCGACTCTTCCCTAGTGGCCAGTGATCGATTGCAAGGATGCACGGGATGGACTTCTTCAACAAAGCTGCCGCACAACTCACGGAACTCGTGCGTTCGATGTCCCCCGGGACTCGATTGGCCACGGGCCTGCTGCTCATCGTAGTGGTTGTGAGCATCGGCTATCTGTTTCAGTATCAGGTCACCTCAGGGGATGAGTATCTGCTCGATGGCCGACCCTTTTCTGGCGCCGAACTAACGAACATCGAATCCGCTTTTGCTCAGGCTGGACTCGGCAAGTCGACCGTCGATGGGAATCGGATTCGGATTCCCCGCGGACAGAAAGAAATCTATCTCGCCGCGCTCGCCGAAAACGATGCGCTCCCCGCCGACTTCTATCGCTATCTCGATGAAGCAGCCGCCAGCGATACCCCCTTCACTTCCTCGCGCTCGATGGAAATGAAGAAGTGGAACGCTAAGCAAAAGGAACTCGCTCTCATCATTTCGCGAATGAAAGGGGTGGAAGCTGCCACCGTGCAGTACGACGAAGAGTTGAAAGGTGGCCTCACACGCTCGAAGCAAAAAACGGCAATGGTCGCGGTGCAAACGGCAGGTGGAGCCCTCGAAGATGCGCAGCTGAAATCGATCCGCAACGTGATTGCTTCGGCCTATGCGGGGCTCGATCGTCGCGACATCACGGTTACCGACATGACGAGTGGTCTGTCGTATGGTGGTGGTTCGTCGACCGATGGAAGCATGTCGGAAGAAGACAGCATCTACGCCGCACATAAGCAGAAATACGAGCGCGACTGGCAACGTAAAATCGCCGATCAGCTGGCGATGATTCCAGGTGTAATTGTCGGCGTGAATGTCGAACTGAGCCCTGAACTCTCGCATCAATCGCAAACCATCAAGCTCGATGCTAAACCGGTTGCCGTCGAAAGCAACGAGTTCACGAAAGAGCAATCGAGCACGTCCCCATCCCCTGCGGGACGTCCCGGCGCGATTCCCAATGGTGTCGGCAATCAACCAGTAGCAGTGAATAACACGTCGAGCGCCAATGAGAGCCAGACGAGCGAGTCGCGCTCCGAAGTACGCAATGTCCCCGGTCATGAACAAACCGTGATGAAGCGTGCGCCGCTGGTCCCGACTGTGGTGACAGCTTCGATCGACATTCCTGCCAGCTACTTCACTCGCATTTGGCGCGAGCGTAATCCTCAGCCTGCTGGTGCCCCACCCAAGCAACCTGATGCCGCCGAAATTGCCAAAATCGAGACCGAAACCAAAGGGAAAGTGCAAGAGACCGTTCGCAACCTCCTGCCACCTGTGTCGCAAGGGACCAATCCTTACCCGCATATCGCCGTCGCTACGTATACCGATCTGCCTGGCTCGCCGATGCCGGAAGCGAGCATTGCCGAAACTGCGACCGCCTGGTTTGGCTCGAACTGGCAAACACTGGCCGTGCTTGGCGTCGGGATGTTCGCCCTCGTGATGCTGCGGAGCATGACCCGACCTCTACCACTTCCACCTGCACCAGCGAACGCCAGCTCGTCGCTGAAAATTGCAGATACCGACGCTGACGACGATGAAGAAGCTGCGTCCCCAGCAAGTGCTCTTCGCCGACGACTCGCCGGTGGCCCCAATATCAAAGATGAACTGCGTGACATGGTGAAAGAAGATCCCGACGCTGCTGCCAACATCCTGCGGAACTGGATTGGCGACGCGGCTTAGTACGCTACAGGCTGTCGAATTGTTTTTCGGTAACTGACGGTTGGGGAAATTTGTGATGACCACCACTTCGAACTCATTACGCCGCGCTGCGATCCTGGTATCGACGCTCGATCAAGCATCTGCTGATCGTTTGCTCGATCAATTGCCGCCCGATCAAGCGGATCGAATTCGTAGTGCGATCATGAGCCTCGATGATTTTTCGGATGATGAACAGCAGCGTATCGCTGCTGATTTTCTCGGACGTAGCGATGCTCGCGCCACGGTTAGCTCCGAGAGCGATGTCGAACTCGAGCTCTCATCGGCTGCTCAAAGTCGCAACGATAGTTTCATCCCCCGCTCGCAGGACGACGCGCGCTACAGCGAGCCCTCCTCCCCTTCGCGGAGCCAACCAGCCCAAGACGATGCGCCCCTAAAATTCCTTGAAGAGATCGATCCGGCTCTCGTCGCGCAAGTCCTTGTGCGTGAGCACCCGCAAACGCTAGCGGTCGTGATCGCTAGTCTGAGTGCCGCAGCTGCTGCCAAAGTGCTCGAGCAACTCCCCCCCGCTGTAAGCACAGAAACATTGCACCGGATGGCTTTCCTGCACGACATGTCGGCAGAAGTGGTGGCCGATCTCGCACGGGAACTTCGCAAACAACTCGATGCTCATCCAGCTGGTGTGCGTCCTGCGGCGAAAAACGCGGTGCTCGCCGTCATCGATGCCCTGCATGGCTCGCGCCGTCGCCACTTGGTCGACGAACTTGCCTCGCGCGATGCACGCCTGGTGAAGCAGCTGGGACTCGGAAAGACCGAGGCTCCTCAAGCAGGTCGCAGCGCCGAGCAGCATGAAAGCGTCGACCGCTCGGACAGCCGCCGAACTGTCACCACGAACACCAGCGTGCCGCGAAAACGACTCTCGATCGAGTTTGATCAACTGACGAACCTCGACGACGCCGGGCTCAAACGGGTGCTGAGTGAAGTCGCTCCGCGTACCGCCATGCTTGCTCTTTCGGTGGCCGAACCAGCGCTGATTAAACGCATTTTGAAACAACTTCCCGCGCGCGATGCCGCCGCCCTATCGCGAGAACTCGACAGCCCCGGCCCCGTCCGTCTCCGGGAGCTCGAAGCAGCTCAGTATGAAGTCGCTGCGATTGCTGACGACCTCATCCGACGTGGCGAACTTACCCTTCGTCAGCGCTAGCAGAACACCCAAACCCAACAAGATTTTTAATTACACGCTATGGCTGGCATCATCAAAGCTTCAGGTTCGAATCCTTCGCATGTCGCAGCTGGAAGCACAACGTTCCAGTTCGACGACATCGAGCGTTCGTACCTTGTTCGAGTACGTGCCGAAGCCAACACCATCGTGGAACAAGCGCGAGCCGAAGCTGCCAAGATTCGTGCCCAAGCTGCGGAACAAGGAAAACAGGCTGCAATTCAAGCAGCTGAGCAAGCCCTGAAATCGCGTGTCGATCAGCAACTGCAGTCGCTCCTGCCTGCATTGCAGCAAGCGGTCCGCGAACTTGTCGACGCACGTCACTTATGGCAGCAGCACTGGGAATCGCACTCGATCAAGCTGGCATCGGCGATTGCCTCGAAATTGATTCGCCGCGAACTGGCGAGTGATCCACAGCTTCCGTTAACGCTTGTTCGTGAAGCGCTGCAGATGGTGGTGGGGGCCGACCGCGTGACGATTCGTCTCAACCCTGAAGATCACGCGCTGCTCAATGAAAGTGCTGCACGACTGGCGGCCCAACTTCGGCCGATTTCAGCCTGCGATGTGATTGCTGATGCCACCATCGAGCGCGGTGGATGCCGAGTCGACACACAGCTCGGCTCGATCGATCAGCAGTTCGATAGTCAACTCCAGCGCATCGTGGAGGAGCTGTCGTAGCTGAAATTCCATGATGAACGACTATATCTCACAGCTCGATTCGATCGTCACTTCACGCATCTCGGGAAGTATTGTCCGAACCGAAGGCTTGACCGCGGCAGCCGCTGGATTTCCGGCTCCCCTTGGCAGCCTCGCCCTGATCGAACGACAGGCTGGTGCGCCGGTCGAAGCAGAAGTAATTGGGTTTCGCGATAACCTGACGCTGCTGTTTCCACTCGGTGATGTCATCGGAATTCGCCAAGGAAATCGTGTGACCTTGGCTCGCTCGACACGCAGCGTGCGAGTCGGAAATCAGCTTCTCGGACGCGTGATCGACGCGCGGGGTCGAGTGATCGATAACAAGCCAGCCCCTGTGCTCGCCGATCGTGTGCCCCTCGATCGCAAGCCACCTGCTGCCACATCGCGGCCACGTATCGACACCACTTTCTCCACAGGAGTGCGGGCGATTGATGGTCTGCTGACCTGCGGCGTGGGACAGCGTATCGGTGTGTTTGCCGGATCGGGCGTGGGCAAAAGTGTGACGCTCGGCATGATGGCAAAGTACTCGTCGGCCGACGTGATTGTGATCGGACTCATTGGGGAGCGAGGTCGCGAAGTCAACGAATTTCTCGAGCGTGATCTTGGTCCCACTGGGCTCGCGCGGAGCGTCTGTGTCGTCGCAACAAGCGATGAGCCTGCGATCATGCGCGTGCAAGCTGCTTCGACAGCCACCGCGGTTGCCGAATACTTTCGGGACCAAGGGAAGAACGTGCTGCTGATGATGGACTCGCTCACACGTTTTGCGCTCGCGCAGCGCGAGATCGGGCTAGCCGCTGGCGAACCACCGACAACGCGCGGATATCCACCGAGCGTGTTTGCGCTACTGCCGCGACTCGTGGAGCGCGCGGGGCGGACGCCGCAAGGGAGCATCACCGCCATTTATAGCGTGCTGGTTGAAGGGGATGACGTCAACGAACCGGTGAGCGATACCGTTCGCGGTTTGCTCGACGGACACGTGATTCTTTCACGAAAACTGGCCGCACAGTCGCACTATCCAGCGATTGAAGTGCTGGGAAGTATCAGCCGACTCTTCACCGAAATCACAACACCGCAGCAGCGAAGTGCAGCAGCCATTGTGCGCGAACTGCTGTCGGCCTATCGCGAACATGAAGACCTGATCTCGATCGGCGCCTACCGAACCGGTGCGAATCCCACGGTAGATACCGCGATCGCAATGCGGGGCGAGATTCTACAGTTCCTGAAACAAAGCATCGACGAAAAAACCGATGTCGCGAAGGCCAGCGAAGAGCTGCTGAAACTCGCGATGCGATGCCAGCAGCCTCGCAAAGCAGCGGTAGCACAGGCCCCAGTCATGCAACAACCACCACGTCGCAATTAAACCATACACACACGATTTCTCGAAGTTTTTGAGTAGTTCTTCCCATGGCTCCGTTTCGCTTTCGATTTCAGACACTGCTGAACATGCGAGTGTCGGAGCGCGCGCAGAAGCAGGGAGATCTCGCCAAGGCGCTCGAAGCGATGGACGTGCTTGAGCGTCAAGAGCTTGAGCTCGAGCGCGAGGCTACGCAGCTCGTCGAGAGTAGTCGCGCGGTGATTCAGCCCGGGGCGATGGATGTCGATGCGGTCGTTCGAATTCAGCGGCATCGACTGATTCTTAAGGCATCGGTCGATCAACTCCGCAAACGCAAAAGCGATGTAAAGGCTGAAGTCGACCGTCGGCGATCTGTGCTGGTAGAAGCCGATCGACAGGTTCGTGTGATGGAGAAACTGGCCGAAAAACTCGAAACCGCGCATACGACCGAAGAACTAGCTCGCGAACAGAAGCTAATGGACGAACTGGCAGTGCTTCGCAGCTTCTCTCGACGAGGAGCGTACGAATGAAACCACTATCACTCCTCGGAAGTTTGTTTGCAGCATTCTGCATCGGTACGGTCGTCTCGCTCTTCGTCTTAGCAGGCGTGCTGTGGTCGAAGGGATTTCTGACCGGCGATCGGATGACAGCTGCAATGGCTGCGTTCTACGGGATTCAGCCGAAAACGACGGCTGAAACGTCGACTTCGGCTACCGATGTAACAGAGCAACCTGCGCTCGATGATCTTTCGAGCAAACGTGTGTTGGCAAGTCTCGATCTCGATTTGCGAGAGAACGCGATTGATAAGTCGCTCGGAGATCTGCGTGCTCTGCAAACGCAAATCAAAACCGAGCGCGAACGACTCGATCAGTGGAAGATGTCGTTCGATCAAAGGCTCGCGACGCTTGAAACAGCGACTACTGACAGTGCCCTCGCCGAGGTGCAACGTACGCTCGAGAGTATGCAGCCGAAACAAGCGAAAGAGCAGATTTTGAAGATGCTCGAAGCATCGCCGCGCGGTGCCAACGACAAGCCGATGCGCGACATTGTGACGATCATCAAAGCCTTGCCGCTCGATCGTCGCAAGAAGATTCTGCTCGAGTTCAAAACTCCTGATGAAGCAGAAAAACTAGCGGAAATCCTGCGGGAGATTCGACTCGGAACACCCGATATCGATGTTATTCGCGACAGTCGAAACCAACTGCAGCAAACACCTTCCAATCGATAGCGAGCACTGCGATGCCAATCTCGGCAACCGATAATACGAAGTCCAAGCAGATGCTCGATCTGCTTCTAAGTATTCCTACGAAATCGTCGTCAGCCGATGCCGCGACTGACGAATCGTTTGCTGAGCTGCTTGCGCCACCTGCGAGTGCTTCTTCGTCAAAACCACGGGAATCAGCGGCAGCTACATCACCGCGCGAGAAACTCTCTGCCGAGCCTGCTAAGCGAAGTCGGCGTCCCGATGAGGTGCCACCTGCCAGCAGCAGTGAAACTCCATCGTCGGTAGCGGCTCCAGCATCAGATGCCACGAGTGAAGCAGCTGCCGATACAACGAGCATTGCATCAATTGAAGACTCAGCAGCTGAGCCGGCGTTAACGGAAGAAGCGTTGTCGGCGGAGGCAGAGCGCGCTGCAGCCGAAGCTGCTGCGGTCGCCCTGTTGGCAAGTACCTACGTTGTGTCGCCAGAGAGTCTATCGCCTGCAGAAAATGGTGATGCCGAGCTTCTGCCAACGGATGTGGTAGATGTTGATGCCGTGACACTCGGCGATGTATCGAAAAATCTTTGGAACCAGGCCACCACAGCCGATGTGGTAGCTGCGGAGTTGCCTGAAAGTGCGGACGTTGACGTAGCAGCAACTTCGCTCGATGCGATTGCGAGTGCATCAGAGGCTGTCGCAAGTGACACCGAAACATCGGTGACGACGCTCAACAATGCTGAGTCGACTATCTCCGAGGAACTGTCGGCCACGATCTCGGTGGAAACTGTGGGTGAAACTCAGGAAGCCCCCACAGCCGCTGAAATTGCCGTAGAAACAGCTTCCGCTGAACAGACTTCAGCGGATGACACGGAAGTAGCAAAGCAACTTGATCGCGATGGAACAAACGAAATAGAGTCCTCCATCACGAGCAGCAGTGTTGGTGAGACATCAGCGAGCATCGAGGCCACCACAACGACCGATGGTTCCACGAGCGATCGTGGAAGTGAGTCGTCCGACGATAGTTCCTCGAGCGAAAGAGCGACTTCTGCGACAAGCGACGAACTCAGCGCGAGTGAAATACTAACGTCGCTAACAGGAAACAGTGCTACGACATCGGAGACGCCGGCCATCCCAGCGACAGTGCCAAGCGGCGCAGAGGCTGCCGCAGCGGCCGCTGCAAGTGGAAGCGCCGGTCGCACATCAAGCGTCAATGTCAGCGGAAGCACGAGTGGCAACAGCGCGAGCGCACAACCACTGCAAGCTCCTCCAGCGAAGTTGCCCGCTCAGGCCCTCACTGCTGGGACGGCAAAGCAACCAGCGGCCGCGAGCACTCCCGTCGAAATCGATCCTGCAAAGTTCCTCAGCCGCGTGACGAAGGCGTTTGCAACGGCTCGCGAGCGTGGTGGACCAGTCCAGTTGCGGCTGAATCCACCGGAGCTCGGGGCTCTCAAGATTGAAGTGCAAGTTCAAGATGGGAGTATGACCGCGCGGCTCGAAGCAGAGACCTCAGCGGCCCGCGCGGCAATCCTCGAAAACCTGCCGCAGCTTCGCGAACGACTGGCCGAGCAAGGGATTCGAATCGATCGCTTCGACGTCGAACTCCTCCCCGATCAATCGCAACAAAATCTGGCGAATCATCAGGGAAATTCGACCCCCGAACAGAATTCGACGGACGCAGGCAGAACAGCCACTCGCATCAAAAACGACGTAAATCCTGGTAGTATCGACAGTTCAGTTCCATCGGTGGTGGCCAATGATCGACTGAACGTAGTGGTTTAACTCGCCAATACTTTCTTCGTAATTGATGTACACATCGTTACGATTAACTTAGCAAATACTCAAAACTTACTAAGCACATACTTACGACTTTAGGTGACCTATGTCGAGCGTAGCAGGAACAGGATCGACAAGCGGAGCTGGCGCGACGACCAATTCGGACAAGCCTAAATCGCTTGAGGACCTCGGCATTGACGAGTTTCTGCAGCTCATGATCACGGAGCTGACGAATCAAGATCCACTGAATCCTATGGACAACGCACAGATGGTCGAGCAGATCGGCCAGATTCGCGAAATTGCCTCGAACGACAAGTTGTCGCGGACACTCGATTCGGTTCTCACCGGCCAAAGCCTCACGACAGCCAGCGGGCTGATTGGCCGAGAAGTGACAGCCCTCGATCTCAACAATGAGAACGTGGAAGGGATTGTGGATCGGGTCTCGATTGAAGTCGACGAGGATGACGCGACCAAACGAACTTACAAAGTGCACATCGGCGACAAAGAAATCGACCTGAAGAACATTCGCGAGATCAAGGAATAGCAGGACGCGCGCAAAAGCGCAATAAGTTGCGCTTTTGCGCGCGTTTGAATACGAGATGAAACAGTTTTGAATTGGACTTAGGCAGGTCGCTCGGCTGTTCCCGCCAACAGCTATCGCACCAGCCTTTCACCTGAACGATCACACTCACCTTCCCTCGGGAGGATTTTGACATGGGTTTAGCATCCGCACTTACGACCGCTCTCACTGGCATGACCGCTGCGGAAACGCAGATCGACGTGGTGGGCAACAACCTCGCCAACTCGCAAACTGTCGGCTTCAAAGCGAGCGACAGTGTGTTCGCCACGCAGTTCCTTCAGACTCAAAGTCTTGGTAGCGGGCCGACATCGGGAAGTGGTGGTACGAATCCTCGTCAAACCGGTCTCGGTACACGCGTTGCCGAAATCACACCCGACTTCACCCAAGGAACCATCGAAGTAAGCTCGAATCCTTCGGATCTAGCGATCCAAGGAGAGGGTTTCTTCATTGTGCAAGACTCGCAAGGTGAGCAGG
This window of the Pirellula staleyi DSM 6068 genome carries:
- a CDS encoding flagellar biosynthesis/type III secretory pathway lipoprotein-like protein, translating into MDFFNKAAAQLTELVRSMSPGTRLATGLLLIVVVVSIGYLFQYQVTSGDEYLLDGRPFSGAELTNIESAFAQAGLGKSTVDGNRIRIPRGQKEIYLAALAENDALPADFYRYLDEAAASDTPFTSSRSMEMKKWNAKQKELALIISRMKGVEAATVQYDEELKGGLTRSKQKTAMVAVQTAGGALEDAQLKSIRNVIASAYAGLDRRDITVTDMTSGLSYGGGSSTDGSMSEEDSIYAAHKQKYERDWQRKIADQLAMIPGVIVGVNVELSPELSHQSQTIKLDAKPVAVESNEFTKEQSSTSPSPAGRPGAIPNGVGNQPVAVNNTSSANESQTSESRSEVRNVPGHEQTVMKRAPLVPTVVTASIDIPASYFTRIWRERNPQPAGAPPKQPDAAEIAKIETETKGKVQETVRNLLPPVSQGTNPYPHIAVATYTDLPGSPMPEASIAETATAWFGSNWQTLAVLGVGMFALVMLRSMTRPLPLPPAPANASSSLKIADTDADDDEEAASPASALRRRLAGGPNIKDELRDMVKEDPDAAANILRNWIGDAA
- a CDS encoding FliG C-terminal domain-containing protein, whose amino-acid sequence is MTTTSNSLRRAAILVSTLDQASADRLLDQLPPDQADRIRSAIMSLDDFSDDEQQRIAADFLGRSDARATVSSESDVELELSSAAQSRNDSFIPRSQDDARYSEPSSPSRSQPAQDDAPLKFLEEIDPALVAQVLVREHPQTLAVVIASLSAAAAAKVLEQLPPAVSTETLHRMAFLHDMSAEVVADLARELRKQLDAHPAGVRPAAKNAVLAVIDALHGSRRRHLVDELASRDARLVKQLGLGKTEAPQAGRSAEQHESVDRSDSRRTVTTNTSVPRKRLSIEFDQLTNLDDAGLKRVLSEVAPRTAMLALSVAEPALIKRILKQLPARDAAALSRELDSPGPVRLRELEAAQYEVAAIADDLIRRGELTLRQR
- a CDS encoding FliH/SctL family protein yields the protein MAGIIKASGSNPSHVAAGSTTFQFDDIERSYLVRVRAEANTIVEQARAEAAKIRAQAAEQGKQAAIQAAEQALKSRVDQQLQSLLPALQQAVRELVDARHLWQQHWESHSIKLASAIASKLIRRELASDPQLPLTLVREALQMVVGADRVTIRLNPEDHALLNESAARLAAQLRPISACDVIADATIERGGCRVDTQLGSIDQQFDSQLQRIVEELS
- a CDS encoding FliI/YscN family ATPase — encoded protein: MMNDYISQLDSIVTSRISGSIVRTEGLTAAAAGFPAPLGSLALIERQAGAPVEAEVIGFRDNLTLLFPLGDVIGIRQGNRVTLARSTRSVRVGNQLLGRVIDARGRVIDNKPAPVLADRVPLDRKPPAATSRPRIDTTFSTGVRAIDGLLTCGVGQRIGVFAGSGVGKSVTLGMMAKYSSADVIVIGLIGERGREVNEFLERDLGPTGLARSVCVVATSDEPAIMRVQAASTATAVAEYFRDQGKNVLLMMDSLTRFALAQREIGLAAGEPPTTRGYPPSVFALLPRLVERAGRTPQGSITAIYSVLVEGDDVNEPVSDTVRGLLDGHVILSRKLAAQSHYPAIEVLGSISRLFTEITTPQQRSAAAIVRELLSAYREHEDLISIGAYRTGANPTVDTAIAMRGEILQFLKQSIDEKTDVAKASEELLKLAMRCQQPRKAAVAQAPVMQQPPRRN
- the fliJ gene encoding flagellar export protein FliJ codes for the protein MAPFRFRFQTLLNMRVSERAQKQGDLAKALEAMDVLERQELELEREATQLVESSRAVIQPGAMDVDAVVRIQRHRLILKASVDQLRKRKSDVKAEVDRRRSVLVEADRQVRVMEKLAEKLETAHTTEELAREQKLMDELAVLRSFSRRGAYE